A single window of Colletotrichum destructivum chromosome 9, complete sequence DNA harbors:
- a CDS encoding Putative Cell division protein Cdc14, with the protein MENLLSLAFDGLSSYDGPKVRKGLRQVEGLLAQICLSSPAKTRSPTADDESTRRGAGGKSLADLTDDPAFREFFKLQEGFEWNVAMRLINTLDRLMGKGTDGQNDLLILNSLDLIQGVLLLHPPSKALFSREQNMNLLLDLLEPVNCPAIQSATLLTLVTALIDTPTNTRTFEALDGLLTVTSLFKSRSTAREVKLKLVEFLYFYLMPEVAPVPRASATALHQRSPSKLAASTTAADASHARNRAGSESTDTLTTEEKQELLGRHLSNVEDLVRDLRTCTPFGGVVC; encoded by the exons ATGGAAAACCTCCTCAGCCTCGCCTTTGACGGCCTCTCCTCCTACGACGGCCCCAAGGTCCGCAAGGGCTTGCGCCAGGTCGAGGGTCTCCTCGCCCAGATCTgcctctcgtcgccggcaaAGACGAGATCGCCGACAGCGGACGACGAATCAacccgccgcggcgctggcggcaaGTCTCTCGCTGACCTGACCGACGACCCGGCTTTTCGCGAGTTCTTCAAGCTGCAGGAAGGATTTGAGTGGAACGTCGCCATGCGCCTCATCAACACGCTCGACCGCCTGATGGGCAAGGGCACCGACGGTCAAAACGACCTCCTGATCCTCAATTCACTGGATCTGATACAGGGTGTCCTGCTGTTGCACCCGCCCAGCAAAGCCCTCTTCTCGCGAGAGCAGAATATGAAC CTTCTCCTAGACCTTCTCGAGCCTGTCAATTGCCCTGCGATCCAGTCCGCCACCCTCCTCACTCTCGTCACCGCCCTCATCGACACGCCCACAAACACGCGCACCTttgaggccctcgacggccttctcaCCGTCACCTCACTCTTCAAGTCCCGCTCTACCGCCCGCGAGGTTAAGCTGAAGCTCGTCGAATTCCTTTACTTCTACCTCATGCCCGAGGTTGCACCGGTCCCCCGCGCCTCCGCTACCGCCCTCCACCAGCGCAGTCCTAGCAagctcgccgcctccacgaccgccgccgatgcgAGCCACGCGCGGAACCGCGCCGGCAGCGAGTCCACTGACACCCTGACGACCGAGGAGAAACAGGAGCTGCTGGGCCGCCATCTGAGCAATGTCGAGGACCTGGTCAGAGACTTGCGGACGTGCACGCCCTTCGGGGGTGTCGTTTGCTAG
- a CDS encoding Putative Peroxin domain-containing protein: MDEYMTDHFMTRDDVSDHQQPQPQPPPTVVVDEWPHDSDVSETSPSKKSPSGLRSRIANNLSKKTSIQDRLVEKLLQQVIPESSDGLTGGDDALAPGFPSDKTSAFSQRPNFNITTMSNNFRRFNARIGVMFKFQARVARLLSWRQPTHTLSLLAVYTFVCLDPYLLTVVPLAGFLLAVFIPSFLARHPAPPSGTLSSEQSIGYSPKGPPLAPARTVKPVKELSKDFFRNMRDLQNCMDDFCVAHDGVVSTVLPITNFSNEALSSALFLALTVTTVLMTTFASLLPWRQIALVAGWGLILSGHPAIAPLLTHTHDTHVAPHEARARSRLDAWIADDIILDSAPETREVEIFELQRASHDEWEPWLFSPSPYDPLSQPRIAGDRPRGTRFFEDVLPPDGWVWSEKKWALDLWSREWVEERIITGVEVETEGERWVYDMYDENGAFQGGVGVMDSPTTSKGKSRVAKTPTPSWEEGEDGTGQRGEWRRRRWVRLVKRRATTSSA, translated from the exons ATGGATGAGTACATGACTGACCACTTCATGACCCGCGACGATGTCTCCGATCATCAGCAGCctcagccgcagccgcctcCGACCGTTGTGGTTGACGAGTGGCCGCACGACTCTGACGTCAGCGAGACCTCTCCGTCAAAGAAGTCGCCCAGCGGCCTGCGCTCGCGCATCGCCAACAACCTGAGCAAGAAGACCAGCATTCAGGACCGCCTCGTGGAGAA ACTCTTACAGCAGGTCATCCCCGAGAGCTCCGATGGCctcaccggcggcgatgatgccctGGCACCGGGTTTCCCCTCGGACAAGACCTCTGCCTTCTCCCAGCGGCCCAACTTCAACATTACGACCATGTCCAATAACTTCCGCCGCTTCAACGCCCGTATCGGCGTCATGTTCAAGTTCCAGGCCcgcgtcgcccgcctcctcAGCTGGCGCCAACCGACTCACaccctctcccttctcgcCGTCTACACTTTCGTCTGCCTCGACCCCTACCTCCTCACCGTGGTCCCCCTTGCCGGCTTCCTGTTGGCTGTCTTCATCCCCTCgttcctcgcccgccacccCGCCCCGCCTTCGGGTACCCTGTCCTCGGAGCAGTCCATCGGCTACTCCCCGAAAGGCCCACCCCTCGCCCCGGCCCGGACGGTGAAGCCCGTCAAGGAGCTCAGCAAAGACTTCTTCCGCAACATGCGCGATCTCCAGAACTGCATGGACGACTTCTGCGTCGCtcacgacggcgtcgtcagcACCGTCCTCCCCATCACCAACTTCTCCAACGAGGCACTCTCCtccgccctcttcctcgccctgACCGTAACCACCGTCCTGATGACGACCTTCGCCTCCCTCCTACCCTGGCGCCAGATCGCCCTCGTTGCCGGATGGGGCCTCATCCTCTCGGGTCACCCGGCCATCGCTCCACTCCTGACGCACACCCACGACACCCACGTCGCGCCGCACGAGGCCCGCGCCCGCTCGCGCCTCGATGCCTGGATTGCcgacgacatcatcctcGACTCGGCCCCGGAGAcgcgcgaggtcgagatcTTCGAACTTCAGCGCGCTTCCCACGACGAGTGGGAGCCCTGGCTCTTCTCCCCGTCCCCTTACGACCCTCTCTCCCAGCCGCGCATTGCCGGCGACCGCCCACGCGGCACCCGCTTCTTCGAGGATGTCCTGCCGCCGGACGGCTGGGTCTGGTCCGAGAAGAAGTGGGCGCTCGACCTGTGGAGCAGGGAGTGGGTCGAGGAGCGCATCATAAcaggcgtcgaggtcgagactGAGGGCGAGCGCTGGGTGTACGACATGtacgacgagaacggcgccttccagggcggcgtcggcgtcatgGACTCGCCGACCACGAGTAAGGGCAAGTCAAGGGTGGccaagacgccgacgcccagctgggaggagggcgaggacggcacggGCCAGAGGGGTGAGTGGAGGAGACGACGTTGGGTGCGCCTCGTCAAGAGGAGGGCCACGACGAGCTCTGCTTGA
- a CDS encoding Putative tyrosine-protein kinase, active, with the protein MSTTQAPPTSASPPEGAFPLPPLLTYPSSPAGSPVLITQGAEARLYRTTFLSPDLPAALKYRPRKPYRHPTLDARLTRARILAEARVLAKCRREGCPVPALYALDEAAGWLMLEWIPGAPVRVRINEWLDGVVGGGDAEGDAEGRGEVGGAGTGEAAARRRDTQDAEDETAGRGRRDAADLTGLMRRMGAAIGRMHKIGIVHGDLTTSNMMLRPPKPTSSSTTTTAIPPTDDAAPPSPSSPLDGDVFIIDFGLASQSTSDEDRAVDLYVLERAFGSTHPRAEIYFRDVLDAYRDSYKQAPVTLRKLEDVRMRGRKRSMIG; encoded by the coding sequence ATGTCCACAACACAAGCACCACCAACATCGGCCTCTCCGCCAGAAGGcgcctttcccctcccccccctcctaaCGTatccctcctcgcccgccggcTCCCCCGTCCTCATCAcccagggcgccgaggcgcgCCTCTACCGCACAaccttcctctcccccgacctccccgccgccctcaagTACCGGCCCCGGAAGCCCTACCGCCACCCGACCCTTGACGCCCGTCTCACCCGCGCCCgcatcctcgccgaggcccgtGTCCTCGCAAAATGCCGCCGCGAGGGCTGTCCCGTCCCTGCCCTctacgccctcgacgaggccgccggctggCTGATGCTCGAGTGGATCCCCGGCGCCCCTGTGAGAGTACGCATCAACGAGTGGTTAGATGGCGTCGTCGGAGGCGGTGATGCCGAGGGTGATGCCGAGGGCCGCGGGGAAGTTGGAGGAGCAGGCACTGGAGAAGCGGCCGCGCGCCGGCGCGATACACAAGACGCGGAAGACGAGACGGCCGGGCGCGGGAGACGAGACGCGGCGGACCTCACCGGCCTCATGCGCCGCATGGGGGCCGCGATAGGCAGGATGCACAAGATCGGCATCGTCCACGGCGACCTGACGACCTCCAACATGATGCTGCGGCCGCCCAAGCCGACTTCTTCCTCCACCACAACCACTGCAATCCCGCCTACAGACGACGCAgcgccaccgtcgccatcgtccccactcgacggcgacgtcttcatcatcgacttCGGCCTCGCCAGCCAGAGCACCTCGGACGAGGACCGCGCTGTCGACCTTTACGTCCTCGAGCGCGCCTTTGGCAGCACTCACCCGCGCGCCGAGATTTACTTCCgtgacgtcctcgacgcctaCCGCGACTCGTACAAGCAGGCGCCCGTCACGCTCAGGAAACTCGAGGACGTTAGGATGCGCGGACGCAAGAGGAGCATGATCGGCTAG
- a CDS encoding Putative acyltransferase 3 domain-containing protein — protein MNGHAASKVSMSHEEGMGLLDEKTLSDVESESGRVDLEARFAIPPWSTVARGAVGYVRAVPWRITAIRGLIFLLPSFVQNRFTRERCRSEKLFPTSHLDGMRGLAALFVFFCHYFYQAFIIAEGWGSSEKNYHVLKMPFLRLFYQGPPAVCLFFVISGYALSMKPIKLARAGNFEDFSATTTSLIFRRFIRLYMPTAISTFGIMMLLQLGVYEWTRDFATDRTYHKNVMEPHPKPLDTFSEQLTDWMWSMFNFVHVFGWEKFGGSTSYDVHLWTIPVEFRCSMYLFVTLIGLARVRTRLRFLFLWAIIAFTYRNNRWELLLFYFGMMLAEYDQIMGNNTPVGGSVLPANEAQPIRNRFKGFCWAMLSILSIYFMCQPDINYEITPGWVWLCSFIPKWWDAEGYRFWQSIGAVIFVLCVGHSPRWKSFFNLAPIQYLGKISYALYLMHGPVMHTVGYVIERRAYAITGVEGWWYNAGFVLGSMGCIPAVIWAADVFWRLFDIPTVRFAKWVETKCSIKQQ, from the exons ATGAACGGACACGCTGCCTCGAAGGTGTCCATGTCACACGAAGAGGGCATGGGGCTCCTGGACGAGAAGACATTGTCCGACGTTGAGAGCGAGAGCGGTAGGGTCGACCTCGAAGCCCGCTTCGCGATACCACCATGGTCCACCGTCGCTCGGGGTGCCGTTGGCTACGTCCGCGCCGTACCATGGCGTATCACGGCCATCCGTGGCCTCATTTTCTTGCTCCCCAGTTTCGTCCAGAACCGATTCACGAGAGAACGGTGCCGGTCCGAAAAGCTGTTCCCGACATCACATCTCGACGGCATGCGTGGACTTGCCGCCCtctttgtcttcttctgtcATTACTTTTACCAGGCCTTCATCATTGCCGAGGGATGGGGTTCATCAGAGAAGAACTACCACGTCCTCAAGATGCCTTTTCTACGCTTGTTCTACCAGGGTCCGCCAGCAGTGTGCCTATTCTTCGTCATTTCTGGCTATGCCTTGTCCATGAAACCGATCAAGCTTGCACGTGCCGGAAACTTTGAAGacttctcggcgacgacgacgtcgctGATCTTCCGCCGCTTCATCAGACTGTATATGCCGACCGCCATCTCGACCTTTGGCATCATGATGCTGTTACAACTGGGCGTTTACGAGTGGACCAGAGACTTCGCCACCGATCGGACGTATCACAAGAACGTCATGGAGCCTCACCCGAAGCCGCTGGACACCTTTTCAGAGCAGCTGACGGACTGGATGTGGAGCATGTTCAACTTTGTTCACGTGTTTGGCTGGGAGAAGTTTGGTGGAAGCACAT CCTACGATGTTCACCTGTGGACCATCCCAGTCGAGTTCCGCTGCTCGATGTACCTGTTTGTCACCCTGATTGGGTTGGCTCGCGTTCGAACCCGACTtcgcttcctcttcctctgggCAATCATCGCATTCACCTACCGCAACAATCGTTGGGAGCTGCTGCTTTTCTATTTTGGCATGATGCTTGCGGAATACGACCAGATCATGGGCAACAACACCCCCGTCGGCGGGTCTGTTCTGCCAGCGAATGAGGCCCAACCGATCAGGAACCGATTCAAGGGCTTCTGCTGGGCGATGCTCAGCATTCTGTCCATCTACTTCATGTGCCAACCGGACATCAACTACGAGATCACACCCGGCTGGGTCTGGCTTTGCTCCTTCATTCCCAAGTGGTGGGACGCGGAAGGCTATCGATTCTGGCAATCCATCGGTGCTGTCATCTTCGTACTCTGCGTCGGCCACTCTCCAAGGTGGAAGAGCTTCTTCAACCTCGCTCCCATCCAGTATCTCGGCAAGATCAGCTACGCTCTCTACCTAATGCACGGCCCGGTGATGCACACCGTCGGCTACGTGATTGAGAGACGGGCCTATGCCATCACTGGCGTCGAAGGGTGGTGGTATAACGCGGGCTTCGTGCTGGGATCCATGGGGTGCATTCCCGCCGTGATCTGGGCGGCCGACGTCTTCTGGAGACTTTTCGACATCCCGACGGTGCGGTTTGCAAAGTGGGTTGAGACGAAGTGCTCTATCAAACAACAATAA
- a CDS encoding Putative polyprenyl synthetase, isoprenoid synthase domain superfamily has product MLPAKSTSSASSKTTNKSPASAPTPVPTNNPSLPPSPPSINPSGKSSIRQSSAVPVSFSAHTSAPLPATSSKAPLRTIIEADWLARANYTSSNSGNHTYSQKHSHSHSSHQSRRPSLANQTTTSFTPTMQPPPPPDPERYATSDLNYTNKTWPAAKERVVAGPFDYLSALPGKDFRAQLIQAFNVWLEVPQESIDVITNVVGMLHTASLLIDDVEDSSSLRRGLPVAHNIFGIAQTINSANYIYFCALQELQRLKNPKTISIFAEELVHLHRGQGMDLHWRDTLTCPTEEDYLEMVGNKTGGLFRLGIKLMQAESRSPTDCVELVNLMGLIFQIRDDYMNLSSKEYSENKGMCEDLTEGKFSFPIIHSIRADPSNLQLINILRQKTNDIEVKRFAVSYMESTGSFEYTKQVVAVLVDRARKLADKIDEGRGLTKGAHAILDKMALVDRTTS; this is encoded by the coding sequence ATGCTGCCTGCCAAGTCGACGTCGTCTGCCTCAAGCAAAACAACCAACAAATctcctgcttctgctcctACACCCGTTCCTACAAATAACCCCTccttgcccccctccccgccaaGCATCAATCCCTCGGGCAAATCTTCCATCCGCCAGTCTTCCGCCGTCCCCGTATCCTTCTCGGCCCACACGTCCGCGCCTCTGCCCGCGACCTCCTCCAAAGCACCCCTCCGTACTATTATCGAGGCCGACTGGCTAGCTCGCGCAAACTACACCTCCAGCAACTCCGGCAACCACACATACTCCCAAAAGCACTCGCATTCGCACTCCTCCCACCAGtcccgccgcccctccctcGCGAACCAGACAACAACCTCCTTCACACCCACAATGCagcctcccccgcccccggaCCCCGAGCGCTACGCGACGTCCGACTTGAACTACACCAACAAGACTTGGCCTGCGGCTAAGGAGAGAGTGGTCGCCGGCCCCTTTGACTACCTTTCGGCTCTTCCCGGCAAGGACTTCCGCGCCCAGCTGATCCAGGCCTTTAATGTCTGGCTCGAGGTGCCCCAGGAGAGCATCGACGTCATCAccaacgtcgtcggcatgcTGCACACGGCCTCACTCCTCatcgacgatgtcgaggactCGTCCTCGCTGCGCCGCGGCCTCCCCGTTGCCCACAACATCTTTGGCATCGCCCAGACCATCAACTCGGCCAACTACATCTACTTCTGCGCCCTGCAGGAGCTTCAGCGCCTCAAGAACCCAAAGaccatctccatcttcgcTGAGGAGCTCGTCCACCTCCACCGTGGCCAGGGCATGGACCTTCACTGGCGCGACACCCTCACCTGCCCGACCGAGGAGGACTACCTTGAGATGGTCGGCAACAAGACGGGCGGCCTCTTCCGCCTGGGTATAAAGCTCATGCAGGCCGAGTCGCGCAGCCCGACGGACTGCGTCGAGCTCGTTAATCTCATGGGCCTTATCTTCCAGATCCGTGACGACTACATGAACCTCTCGTCCAAGGAGTACTCCGAGAACAAGGGAATGTGCGAGGACCTGACCGAGGGAAAGTTCAGCTTCCCCATCATCCACAGCATCCGCGCCGACCCGTCCAACCTGCAGCTCATCAACATCCTCCGCCAGAAGACCAACGACATCGAGGTGAAGCGCTTCGCCGTCTCTTATATGGAGAGCACCGGCAGTTTCGAGTACACGAAGcaggtcgtcgccgtccttgtcgaccGCGCTCGCAAGCTCGCCGACAAGATTGACGAAGGCCGTGGTCTCACCAAGGGCGCGCACGCGATCCTGGACAAGATGGCCCTTGTCGACCGAACGACTTCATGA
- a CDS encoding Putative delta-aminolevulinic acid dehydratase, aldolase-type TIM barrel — MSFSSLVQDLTLRDSGVPRRPRGAQSVSTIDDGRSQISRAMSYASTAATSVSISGDISSQLHGGYFHPLARSWQAERQLTKSMLIYPLFVSDQDDEEALIPSLPGQYRRGINKTMAYLETLVRKGLRSVMLFGVPVRPGVKDALGTAADDPEGPVIRSIRAIRQRFPQLFICADVCLCEYTSHGHCGILRDDGSLNNQLSVDRISDVAIAYAVAGAHCVAPSDMNDGRIRAIKLKLIEEGIAHKTVLMSYSAKFSGCLYGPFRDAAGSAPSFGDRKCYQLPPGGRGLARRAIVRDIGEGADIIMVKPASQYLDIISDAKELGKDMPVAAYQVSGEFAMIHAAAKSGVFDLKQMAFESTEGILRAGATIVISYFTPEFLDWLST, encoded by the exons ATGTCGTTCTCTAGCCTTGTTCAGGACCTCACACTGAGGGATTCCGGCGTtccgcgccgtcctcgcggTGCTCAATCAGTCTccaccatcgacgacggccggTCACAAATCTCACGCGCCATGTCTTACGCCAGCACTGCCGCGACCAGTGTTAGCATTTCCGGGGACATTTCGAGCCAGCTGCATGGCGGCTACTTCCATCCCCTCGCCCGCTCGTGGCAGGCCGAGAGACAATTGACCAAG TCCATGCTCATCTACCCTCTCTTCGTTTCGGatcaagacgacgaggaggccttgATCCCCTCCTTGCCCGGCCAGTACCGCCGAGGCATCAACAAAACAATGGCCTACTTGGAGACGCTGGTGCGCAAGGGCCTGCGCTCCGTGATGCTCTTCGGAGTGCCCGTGCGCCCGGGAGTCAAGGACGCTCTTgggaccgccgccgacgaccccGAGGGACCCGTCATCAGGAGCATTCGGGCCATCCGCCAGCGCTTCCCCCAGCTCTTCATCTGCGCCGATGTTTGCCTGTGCGAGTACACCTCTCACGGTCACTGTGGCATCCTTCGCGACGATGGCAGCCTGAACAACCAGCTTTCCGTGGACCGCATCTCGGACGTTGCCATCGCGTATGCCGTGGCAGGCGCCCACTGCGTTGCACCCTCCGACATGAACGACGGGCGCATCCGCGCCATCAAGCTCAAGTTGATCGAGGAGGGCATCGCCCACAAGACGGTGCTTATGTCGTACTCGGCCAAGTTCTCGGGCTGCCTGTACGGTCCGTTCCGCGACGCGGCAGGCTCTGCTCCGTCGTTTGGAGACCGCAAGTGCTACCAGCTGCCTCCGGGTGGCCGCGGCTTGGCTCGTCGCGCAATCGTCCGTGACATTGGCGAGGGTGCGGACATTATCATGGTTAAGCCCGCCAGCCAGTACCTCGATATTATCAGTGACGCGAAGGAGCTTGGCAAAGACATGCCTGTCGCCGCCTACCAAGTCAGCGGCGAGTTTGCCATGATCCACGCGGCGGCCAAGTCGGGTGTTTTCGACCTGAAGCAGATGGCCTTTGAGTCGACCGAGGGCATCCTTCGGGCCGGCGCGACGATTGTCATTAGCTATTTCACCCCCGAGTTCCTCGACTGGCTTTCGACCTAG